AAACATCGGTGGGGTATGGTTGCCGCTGAAAAAATTATTCGCCTGATTCAAGGAGAAGAAGTTGAAGACGAAGCGATTTATACCACGTTTGTTCCCGGTGTTTCATTAGGCTAGAAAAAGACGCCAAGTAAAAAATTTCCAAGTAAGAATCCGTTTACTTGGAAGTGTTTACTTGGCGTCTTTTCTAGTTACCCGCGTGTAATTTACCGCATTATTGATAAAATTGTGTTGTCACAATTAAAAAAGGAGTTTTTTTTATGACAATTTGTAAAATGAATTTTAAATCCCAAGTGTTAGATTTAAGTACTAGTGTGAATGTCTACCTGCCAGATATGGTGGTAAACGTAGCAAAAGCGCCAGTCCTTTATTTATTACATGGCTGGTCAGATGATTGCAACGCTTGGTTGAATCAGACGAATTTGGCACGCCAAGCCCAAAAATATCCCTTTGTTATTGTGATGCCACAAGTGGGTTTAAGCTATTATACGGATATGGTTGCAGGCGGGGATTATTTCACCTTTTTAACCCAAGAATTACCACAAAAAATCTGCCAATGGTTTCAAATTATGCCTAAAAAAGAAAACACGTTTGTCGCCGGACTTTCTATGGGCGGATATGGTGCATTTAAATGGGCACTCACCTATCCCGAGCAATTTTGTGCTGCCGCTTCACTTTCAGGAGCATTAGATGTTGTGAATATATGGCGTAAAAGACCAGAACGCCAAAAACATCTTGTGGCTATTTTTGGGGACTTACAGAAACTTAAAGACAGTCAAAATGATTTATTTACCTTGCTGAAAAGACAAGAGCTAGTAGAAAAATCTTGTGATACGTTTTTTTTACAAATGTGTGGGACTGAAGATTTTGTTTACGCTGATAACCAACGTTTTTTACAAGTAGCCAAAAAAACTTTGCGCAATTTTGAATACCAAGATGGTCCCGGAGAGCATAACTGGGATTATTGGGAAGCGGCGATTGGAATTGTTTTGCAGCGTTTTGTAGAGATTTATGCGAAATAATAAAAATTTACTCTGACCAAATTATTTGTGTCAGAGTTTTTTATCTTAAAAATAAACTAGAAAAATTTCCTATCCTTAGGAAAAATATCAGTTTGAAAGCGGATACCAAGCTAGCTAAACTAAGTGTGTACAAAAGAGAGGGGAATGGTAAATATGGCAAAAAACATTTTATTAATTTGTGGATCGGGAGCATCAAGTGGTTTTATGGCTGCTTCAATTAGAAAAGCAGCAAAAAAACGTGGAGAAGAAGTAACGGTAAAAGCAGCAAGTGAATCACAGTTGGATGAGCGAATCAATGAGATTAACTATCTTCTAATCGGCCCCCACTTATCTTATATGTTGGATGAATTAAAATTACAGACTAAAGGAAAAGATGTAAAAGTAGCTGTTATTCCGCAAACAACATACGGAACTTTAAATGGTGATAAAGCATTGGACTTAATTCTAAGTATGGAGGGTTAGACAATGATGAATAAAATTATGGACTTTATGACGAATAAATTCGCGCCAAAAGTTAATAAGGTTGTTAAAAATCCGTGGGTATCGGCGATTCAAGATTCTATTATGGCGGCCTTACCATTAGTGTTTGTCGGGTCATTGGTGACAGTTGTCTCGTTATTAAAAAATATATTTAGTGGACTGCCAGATTTTTCGATGATCAGTAATTTTTCTTTTGGGATGTTTGGTTTAGTAGTTTCATTTTTAATTCCTTATTACTTAATGGAGAAAAAAGGAAACAGTGGTCAAAAATTAATTTCGGGCGCTACAGGATTGGTTTTATTCATGATGTTATTATTCCCGACTGTGACAGCAGAAGGAAATGCAACATTTATTCTTTCACGTTTTGGTGCTACTGGGATGTTTTTAGCAATTATTTCAGGATTGTTTGTCTCATGTATCATGAATTTTGCAGCAAAAAAATCTTTATTTGATGAAGATACACCAATTCCAGATTTTGTAGTAGGTTGGTTTAATAGCTTATTGCCAATTACATTGATTTTATTAGTGGGTTGGTTTATTACCGTTCAAATGAGCGTCGATTTCTTTGAAGTTGTTGTTTGGGCCTTTAGTCCACTTGCAACTATTGTACAATCTTACCCAGGATTTGTATTATCTGTCTTCATCCCAGTATTTTTATATACTTTTGGTATTTCTGGTTGGGTAATGATGCCAGCAATCTATCCAGTATACATGGCTGGTCTAGCTGCTAACGCAGAGGCTGTTGCTAGCGGCGGTGAAGCAGTGAACATTGCCACACAAGAAACGTGTTACGCTTTTTCATCCATGGGCGGTGTCGGCACAACCTTGGCATTGTCGGTTATGATGCTACTTTTAAGCAAATCAGCGCAGTTAAAAGCAATTGGTAAAGCTGTATTTGTACCCTCTATCTTCAATATTAATGAGCCGCTTGTATTTGGAGCCCCAATTGCATTTAATCCGTATTTAATGGTACCAATGTGGATTAACGCTTTAATTGTACCAACGATTTCTTATGTTGTAATGAGTATGGGGATGGTAAATATACCAAGTCAATCCTTTTTACTTTGGTATATGCCATATCCCTTTACTTCCTATTTAGCAACTCAAGATTTTCGTGCCATTATTGTCTGCGCCTTAATTTTTATTATTACGTGGTTCGTATTCTTACCATTTTTCAAAGCGTATGATAATTCACTACTAAAACAAGAAAAAATCGCTGAGGAACAAGAAGCAGCAGAAGCAAGAGCAAAAGCGATGCAAGCTTCAATTGTTCAGTAATTGGAGGAATCAGTATGTCACAACAGTTTATCGAAGAAACAGATAGTTTAAATGAATTATCCATGAATATCTTAATTCATGCGGGAAATGCGCGAGAACTTTTAGTAAAAGGCTTAAATGCATTAGAAGAAATGAACTTTGATGTCGCAGAGGATTTAGTAAAAGCTGCGCGTAAAGAAGTTGTTGTAGCACATGGGTTACAAACTGATACTTTACAAATGGAAGCGTCGGGGGAACAAATTCGCTATTCAACATTATTTTGTCATGCGCAAGATACGTTAATGACAGCGCAAAGCGAGATTCTAATTGGAGAGCATATGGTCCGCTTATTCAGGAAGTTCACGGAAAAAAATAGCTAATTAGGGGGAATATTGAATGTTTTCAGAATATAAATTTCCAAAAAATTTTCTTTGGGGAGGCGCGATTGCAGCCAATCAAGCAGAAGGAGCATCTAAGATAGATGGTAAAGGGGTGAGTTTAGCCGATTTACACATC
The genomic region above belongs to Enterococcus saigonensis and contains:
- a CDS encoding alpha/beta hydrolase: MTICKMNFKSQVLDLSTSVNVYLPDMVVNVAKAPVLYLLHGWSDDCNAWLNQTNLARQAQKYPFVIVMPQVGLSYYTDMVAGGDYFTFLTQELPQKICQWFQIMPKKENTFVAGLSMGGYGAFKWALTYPEQFCAAASLSGALDVVNIWRKRPERQKHLVAIFGDLQKLKDSQNDLFTLLKRQELVEKSCDTFFLQMCGTEDFVYADNQRFLQVAKKTLRNFEYQDGPGEHNWDYWEAAIGIVLQRFVEIYAK
- a CDS encoding PTS sugar transporter subunit IIB; this translates as MVNMAKNILLICGSGASSGFMAASIRKAAKKRGEEVTVKAASESQLDERINEINYLLIGPHLSYMLDELKLQTKGKDVKVAVIPQTTYGTLNGDKALDLILSMEG
- a CDS encoding PTS sugar transporter subunit IIC; amino-acid sequence: MNKIMDFMTNKFAPKVNKVVKNPWVSAIQDSIMAALPLVFVGSLVTVVSLLKNIFSGLPDFSMISNFSFGMFGLVVSFLIPYYLMEKKGNSGQKLISGATGLVLFMMLLFPTVTAEGNATFILSRFGATGMFLAIISGLFVSCIMNFAAKKSLFDEDTPIPDFVVGWFNSLLPITLILLVGWFITVQMSVDFFEVVVWAFSPLATIVQSYPGFVLSVFIPVFLYTFGISGWVMMPAIYPVYMAGLAANAEAVASGGEAVNIATQETCYAFSSMGGVGTTLALSVMMLLLSKSAQLKAIGKAVFVPSIFNINEPLVFGAPIAFNPYLMVPMWINALIVPTISYVVMSMGMVNIPSQSFLLWYMPYPFTSYLATQDFRAIIVCALIFIITWFVFLPFFKAYDNSLLKQEKIAEEQEAAEARAKAMQASIVQ
- a CDS encoding PTS lactose/cellobiose transporter subunit IIA; its protein translation is MSQQFIEETDSLNELSMNILIHAGNARELLVKGLNALEEMNFDVAEDLVKAARKEVVVAHGLQTDTLQMEASGEQIRYSTLFCHAQDTLMTAQSEILIGEHMVRLFRKFTEKNS